One genomic segment of Candidatus Eisenbacteria bacterium includes these proteins:
- the purQ gene encoding phosphoribosylformylglycinamidine synthase I — protein MARAAVLQIPGVNCEYETVRALESVGVEGRIVRFNESASALSEFDAYVIPGGFAFQDRIRAGAVAAKLPAVERIARESERGKPVLGICNGAQVLVEAGLVPGIRGGVVEMALAPNRAPRRQGYLSRWVRVAAGQGPGHALWASALGAGDLVPLPIAHGEGRFLTADPAVAERIQRDGLALFRYVTPSGSPAARYPDDPNGGFLQAAGITNVTGNVLAIMPHPERAAWLRQVPADLDGAWGGARRRATGSFDALEGPGPGRFLFASLARHLGARAPEGASA, from the coding sequence ATGGCGCGCGCCGCGGTGCTTCAGATTCCCGGAGTGAATTGCGAGTACGAGACCGTGCGGGCTCTCGAATCGGTCGGCGTCGAGGGACGCATCGTGCGGTTCAACGAGTCCGCGTCGGCGCTCTCGGAGTTCGACGCGTACGTGATCCCAGGCGGGTTCGCGTTCCAGGACCGGATCCGCGCGGGGGCCGTGGCCGCGAAGCTCCCGGCCGTGGAGCGGATCGCGCGCGAGTCGGAGCGCGGGAAGCCGGTCCTCGGGATCTGCAACGGCGCGCAGGTGCTCGTCGAGGCGGGGCTCGTTCCCGGGATCCGCGGCGGCGTGGTCGAGATGGCGCTCGCTCCGAACCGGGCGCCGCGCCGCCAGGGGTATCTCAGCCGCTGGGTGCGGGTGGCCGCGGGGCAGGGTCCCGGCCACGCGCTCTGGGCCTCGGCGCTCGGGGCCGGCGACCTCGTTCCTCTGCCCATCGCGCACGGAGAAGGACGGTTCCTGACGGCGGACCCCGCCGTGGCCGAGCGCATCCAAAGAGATGGACTGGCTCTGTTCCGGTACGTCACTCCGAGCGGCTCGCCGGCGGCGCGCTATCCGGACGATCCGAACGGAGGATTCCTCCAGGCGGCGGGAATCACGAACGTCACGGGGAACGTGCTCGCGATCATGCCGCATCCGGAGCGGGCGGCGTGGCTCCGGCAGGTGCCCGCGGATCTGGATGGAGCGTGGGGCGGCGCGAGGCGACGCGCGACGGGATCCTTCGATGCGCTCGAAGGGCCCGGGCCCGGGCGGTTCCTGTTCGCGTCCCTGGCGCGTCACCTGGGCGCCCGAGCTCCGGAAGGGGCGAGCGCGTGA